A single Desulfovibrio gilichinskyi DNA region contains:
- a CDS encoding hybrid sensor histidine kinase/response regulator, producing MISGKKILVVDDERIVSLDIQATLKRLGYGFAGDAVSGDEAISKVEELKPDLVLMDIKLHGKMDGVDAANIIIKTYDIPIIFLTAYADDTTINRAKLSGPYGYLLKPFEERDLRSAIEIALYKHGMEQEAKRALYNAEAANEAKSSFLATISHELRTPMNGILGLSEILLDTKIDSEQKEYIELIKGSATSLLNVLNEILDYSKIESRILELREGCFNLREVLTGVVNTHIAAAVKKKLGFECIVHPDVPYRLKGDSGRLIQILNNLVSNAIKYTDIGGLLIEVMPDSVEDEPYPAGFVRLLFAVTDSGHGISSEKADCIFNSFTQLEDYMTRKHGGIGLGLTISYNLVNMLQGAMWLETVPLSGSSFLFTAVFKIPETDAQAVHEHDCSIISFHGTKKILFVDDNAITRRVVSSFLENTDCELDTVENGREAIDLLMTKKFDMIIMDVQMPVMDGFETTELIRSGSIDNIDPDIPILALTAHSMKGDKTKCLQAGMNGYLSKPVRSSRLLEGIASIFNMTIGKSNCAAEIIDCDDGPSYLDIKGTIARFEGDDSLVRDVFSHFLRIVPAQIESIIKSAAESDFEVVVKGVMILREMALDVGAGKICQLARDIENIDSNGDLDCLSNMVARLKRETDTTLAVMSDYVLRSDLI from the coding sequence ATGATTTCCGGGAAAAAAATTCTTGTTGTTGATGACGAAAGAATCGTAAGTCTTGATATTCAGGCGACTTTAAAGCGTCTCGGATATGGATTTGCCGGGGACGCGGTGTCAGGCGATGAAGCTATTTCTAAAGTTGAAGAGCTAAAACCAGATCTCGTTTTGATGGATATCAAGCTCCACGGTAAAATGGACGGAGTTGATGCAGCAAATATAATTATTAAAACGTATGATATTCCCATTATCTTTCTCACTGCTTACGCTGACGATACTACCATTAACAGAGCTAAACTTTCCGGACCATATGGTTACCTTTTAAAACCTTTTGAAGAAAGAGATCTTCGTTCAGCCATTGAAATTGCTTTATACAAGCATGGAATGGAACAAGAAGCTAAACGGGCTCTTTACAACGCTGAAGCCGCTAATGAAGCAAAAAGCTCCTTTCTAGCAACCATAAGCCATGAACTGAGAACACCTATGAATGGTATTCTGGGGCTTAGTGAAATTCTACTGGACACCAAAATTGATTCTGAGCAGAAGGAATATATCGAGCTTATTAAAGGCTCTGCAACATCTCTCCTAAATGTTTTAAATGAAATTCTGGACTACTCAAAGATTGAAAGCCGCATATTGGAATTGCGAGAAGGATGTTTTAATCTGAGGGAAGTATTAACCGGAGTTGTTAATACTCATATCGCGGCAGCTGTGAAAAAAAAGCTTGGTTTTGAATGTATTGTTCACCCTGATGTTCCTTACAGATTAAAGGGGGATTCAGGGCGGCTTATCCAAATTTTGAATAACCTTGTCAGTAATGCAATAAAGTATACTGATATTGGCGGATTGCTTATTGAAGTTATGCCGGACAGCGTTGAAGATGAGCCTTATCCTGCTGGTTTTGTCAGATTGCTTTTTGCTGTTACCGACTCAGGTCATGGTATCTCAAGTGAAAAGGCAGATTGTATTTTTAACAGTTTTACCCAGCTTGAAGATTATATGACCCGCAAGCATGGCGGAATAGGACTTGGTTTAACTATTTCATATAATTTGGTTAATATGCTTCAAGGTGCGATGTGGCTAGAAACAGTGCCGCTTTCCGGGAGCAGTTTTCTTTTTACCGCAGTATTTAAAATTCCGGAAACAGACGCTCAGGCGGTTCATGAACATGATTGCAGTATAATTTCTTTTCACGGCACTAAAAAGATTTTATTTGTGGATGATAATGCGATCACCAGACGTGTTGTTTCTTCTTTTTTAGAAAACACTGACTGTGAACTTGATACCGTTGAAAACGGACGGGAAGCTATTGATCTTTTAATGACTAAAAAGTTTGATATGATTATTATGGATGTTCAGATGCCCGTTATGGATGGATTCGAAACAACTGAATTAATCAGGTCAGGATCAATTGATAATATTGATCCTGATATTCCCATTTTAGCACTGACGGCTCATTCTATGAAAGGCGACAAGACCAAGTGTTTGCAAGCAGGGATGAATGGATATCTTTCAAAACCTGTTCGGTCCTCAAGATTATTGGAGGGCATTGCTTCTATTTTTAATATGACAATCGGTAAGTCGAATTGTGCTGCTGAAATAATTGATTGTGATGACGGACCATCTTATTTAGATATTAAAGGTACTATTGCACGTTTTGAAGGTGATGATTCACTTGTACGGGATGTTTTCAGCCATTTTTTGAGAATTGTTCCGGCCCAGATAGAAAGTATTATTAAATCTGCGGCTGAATCTGATTTTGAAGTAGTTGTTAAGGGTGTTATGATACTGCGTGAGATGGCTCTGGATGTAGGAGCAGGGAAAATTTGTCAGCTTGCACGGGATATAGAAAATATTGATTCAAATGGAGACCTTGATTGTCTTTCAAACATGGTTGCCCGTTTGAAACGTGAAACAGATACAACTCTTGCCGTAATGTCTGATTATGTCTTAAGGTCGGATTTAATTTAA
- a CDS encoding amino acid ABC transporter ATP-binding protein: MIEVQNIYKTFYVTHEVQALSNVSHTVKQGEVVVVIGPSGSGKSTFLRCLNRLEYADSGHIFIDGVDILSPKTNINKIREEVGMVFQSFNLFPHKTVLENLTIAQTVVRNRSKGEAIEKAMHLLKKVGIHDKAEVYPTQLSGGQQQRVAIARSLAMDPKILLFDEPTSALDPEMIGEVLDVMKTVAKDGMTMVVVTHEMGFAREVADEVVFMDHGMIVEKGTPDHFFRNPESDRTKTFLSQIL, translated from the coding sequence ATGATTGAAGTACAAAACATATACAAAACTTTCTATGTAACACATGAAGTACAAGCACTTTCGAATGTTTCGCATACAGTCAAACAGGGAGAAGTTGTTGTTGTAATAGGTCCTTCAGGATCTGGAAAAAGTACTTTTTTAAGATGTCTTAACAGACTTGAATACGCAGACTCCGGTCACATCTTTATTGACGGGGTAGATATTCTTTCACCAAAGACAAATATCAATAAGATAAGAGAAGAAGTCGGTATGGTTTTTCAATCATTCAACCTTTTTCCACATAAAACTGTCCTTGAAAACCTGACCATTGCTCAAACAGTTGTCCGCAATCGTTCAAAGGGTGAAGCGATAGAAAAAGCTATGCACCTACTTAAAAAAGTGGGCATTCATGATAAAGCAGAAGTCTACCCGACACAGCTTTCCGGAGGCCAGCAACAACGCGTGGCAATAGCCCGTTCACTTGCAATGGACCCGAAAATTCTTCTTTTTGACGAACCGACCTCAGCTCTAGACCCGGAAATGATCGGTGAAGTTCTTGATGTAATGAAAACAGTTGCAAAAGACGGCATGACGATGGTTGTGGTAACGCATGAAATGGGATTCGCCAGAGAAGTCGCAGATGAAGTTGTTTTTATGGATCATGGAATGATTGTCGAGAAAGGCACTCCTGACCATTTTTTCCGCAATCCTGAATCAGACAGAACAAAAACTTTTTTGAGTCAGATTCTATAG
- a CDS encoding transporter substrate-binding domain-containing protein yields the protein MKKACLLLTLILALGFAFSAHASDIDLAQKSTLNSIMKRGELRCGIDSGYLPFEMTDKNGKFIGFEIDLAREMAKAMGVKFVPVNMAFDGIIPALLTDKIDIITAGMTVNSKRNLQINFADPIIVVGQTVLVNKKLEGKIKSYKDLNSPEYTLVSKLGTTGEQAAKRLLPKANYKSFETETDAALEVLNGKASAMVYDLPFNSIFMAEQGSGKLFFIDKPFTYEPIGWGICKGDPDFLNFLNNFLRQIKNDGRYDTLYDKWFKSTAWRKSMQ from the coding sequence ATGAAAAAAGCTTGTTTACTGTTAACATTGATACTCGCACTCGGATTTGCATTCAGTGCTCACGCATCTGACATTGATCTTGCCCAAAAGTCCACCCTCAACTCTATTATGAAAAGAGGGGAACTGCGTTGTGGAATCGATTCAGGATACCTTCCTTTTGAAATGACCGATAAAAATGGTAAATTCATTGGATTTGAAATTGACCTGGCCCGCGAAATGGCAAAAGCGATGGGTGTAAAATTTGTTCCTGTAAACATGGCTTTTGACGGTATTATCCCAGCTCTTCTGACTGATAAAATTGATATTATCACAGCAGGTATGACAGTTAACTCAAAGCGTAATCTCCAGATTAACTTTGCAGATCCGATCATTGTTGTCGGACAGACTGTCCTTGTAAACAAAAAGCTTGAAGGAAAAATTAAATCTTACAAAGATCTTAACAGCCCTGAATACACACTTGTTTCCAAGCTCGGTACAACCGGTGAGCAGGCAGCTAAACGCCTTCTTCCTAAAGCAAATTATAAATCATTCGAAACAGAAACAGACGCAGCTCTTGAAGTGCTCAACGGAAAAGCTTCTGCAATGGTTTATGACCTTCCTTTCAACTCAATTTTCATGGCAGAACAAGGCAGTGGAAAACTTTTCTTCATCGATAAACCTTTCACATATGAGCCTATCGGATGGGGAATCTGTAAAGGTGATCCTGACTTTCTCAATTTCCTGAACAACTTTCTGCGCCAGATCAAAAACGACGGTCGTTACGATACACTCTACGACAAATGGTTTAAAAGCACTGCTTGGCGTAAAAGCATGCAATAA
- a CDS encoding amino acid ABC transporter permease, whose amino-acid sequence MKNKPVKIEVTDGASIPGLHDKGLLNAWWVSFIGAISVILFLVITKPDPYKDILLFVPDGILVTFQVTIFSIMGALVIGLFTGLGRISKNYFFNLIASTYVEVVRGIPLLVQLFYIYYALGRILQVPDMVSAVIAMSVCYGAYMGEIFRAGIESVDNGQTEAARSLGFDKNQTMFMVILPQAWRTILPPVGNEFIALLKDSSLVSILAVADILRRGREFAASSFQYFETYTMIALLYLVITLILSKAVSRMEERLTQYDR is encoded by the coding sequence ATGAAAAACAAACCAGTCAAAATTGAAGTCACGGATGGCGCCAGTATACCTGGTCTACATGATAAAGGATTATTGAACGCATGGTGGGTGTCATTTATTGGTGCTATCTCCGTTATCCTTTTTCTTGTAATAACAAAACCTGATCCATATAAAGATATCCTTTTATTTGTTCCTGATGGTATTCTTGTTACATTTCAGGTAACTATTTTTTCAATTATGGGCGCTTTGGTTATAGGGTTATTTACCGGTCTTGGCAGAATTTCAAAAAACTATTTTTTCAATCTCATTGCGTCAACCTATGTTGAAGTCGTAAGAGGTATTCCTCTTCTAGTTCAGCTTTTTTATATATATTACGCACTGGGACGCATTCTTCAGGTGCCGGATATGGTTTCTGCCGTGATCGCTATGAGTGTCTGCTACGGTGCTTATATGGGCGAAATCTTTCGCGCAGGAATTGAGTCTGTTGATAACGGACAAACTGAGGCTGCCAGATCCCTGGGGTTTGATAAAAATCAGACAATGTTTATGGTTATTCTCCCGCAAGCCTGGAGAACAATTCTGCCCCCTGTAGGTAATGAATTTATTGCACTGCTCAAAGACTCTTCGCTTGTTTCAATTTTAGCGGTCGCTGATATTTTAAGACGCGGGCGTGAGTTTGCTGCCTCAAGTTTTCAGTACTTTGAGACATATACGATGATTGCCCTTTTATATCTTGTGATTACTTTGATTCTTTCAAAAGCCGTTAGCCGTATGGAAGAGAGGTTGACCCAGTATGACCGTTAA
- a CDS encoding amino acid ABC transporter permease gives MSGYSLRTPGKGRGYNLFWKSFFYIALIGTIAGLYWTTQQVDYVWRWERIPNYFYYQDELNITSSLDGQISSIKKTGLNSLVIIKGEDNKSVQYEVPSDSLIVYQGDSIFTGDILGTEKEWKMGILLKGLLVTLKVSAISIVFGIALGLFTGLARISSNPALKMSAITYIELIRGSPLLVQIFIWYFVLGTLINSLLGKYDIAQIPSIWFGIASLAIFAGAYVAEIVRAGIQSVSRGQMEAARSLGMSKYYAMKHIILPQAFRRILPPLAGQFISMIKDSSLLGIIAVRDLTKATREAVSTSLQPFELWFLCAILYLILTFAFSMFVQYLEKRMVQR, from the coding sequence ATGAGTGGATATTCTCTAAGAACTCCCGGCAAGGGGCGCGGCTACAACCTGTTTTGGAAGTCTTTTTTTTATATTGCCCTTATCGGGACCATAGCAGGACTTTATTGGACAACTCAGCAAGTTGATTATGTATGGCGCTGGGAACGCATTCCAAATTACTTTTACTATCAAGATGAACTGAATATAACGAGCAGTCTGGATGGACAGATCTCCTCCATCAAAAAGACAGGTCTCAATTCGCTTGTTATAATAAAAGGCGAAGATAACAAATCTGTGCAATATGAAGTTCCAAGTGACAGTCTTATTGTTTATCAAGGAGACTCCATATTTACCGGTGACATACTAGGCACTGAAAAAGAATGGAAGATGGGCATTCTTTTAAAGGGGTTGCTGGTCACTTTAAAAGTAAGTGCTATTTCCATAGTGTTCGGTATCGCACTTGGTTTATTTACAGGCTTAGCCAGGATTTCATCAAATCCTGCTCTAAAAATGTCGGCTATTACTTATATTGAACTTATTCGAGGCTCCCCTCTTCTTGTCCAGATTTTTATTTGGTATTTTGTACTCGGGACTCTTATTAACAGCTTGCTTGGTAAGTACGATATAGCACAAATCCCTTCAATATGGTTTGGGATAGCATCTCTTGCTATTTTTGCAGGGGCATATGTTGCCGAAATAGTCCGCGCAGGTATTCAATCTGTCAGCCGCGGTCAAATGGAAGCAGCTCGTTCTTTAGGTATGTCTAAGTATTATGCAATGAAACACATTATACTTCCTCAAGCGTTCAGAAGAATACTTCCTCCGCTTGCAGGACAGTTTATAAGTATGATTAAAGATTCATCGCTGCTTGGAATAATTGCAGTAAGAGACCTCACTAAAGCTACTAGAGAAGCTGTTTCTACCAGCTTGCAACCTTTTGAACTCTGGTTTCTATGTGCAATACTATACCTCATTCTAACTTTTGCTTTCTCCATGTTCGTGCAATATCTTGAAAAAAGAATGGTACAGAGATAA
- a CDS encoding pilus assembly protein PilZ: MNCVRILLICMAGQSREAYINALEALNVEFDVIDNFGDILKKFNKIKYNGFLFDVTTVVRAKGKDKAEAHLFTERFPVLRVTYRSSDESIRGIPVGIFSGESKQLDDFVRKTCSNFSARSLRGSRTSSRVLNVLLRKEYSSGCVGIEKSVTLEVSEEGGFFFSVSKWEEGDPLSVVIKELADRTPILSIVRNVQLWGFTDKMPGIEVRFLNLTEAQADQIEELM, encoded by the coding sequence TTGAATTGTGTCAGAATTCTACTAATTTGTATGGCTGGACAAAGTCGCGAAGCTTACATTAATGCTCTTGAAGCTCTTAATGTTGAGTTTGACGTTATTGATAATTTTGGTGATATCCTAAAAAAATTCAATAAAATTAAATATAATGGATTCTTGTTTGATGTTACAACAGTTGTTCGGGCAAAGGGTAAAGATAAAGCGGAGGCACATCTTTTTACGGAAAGATTTCCGGTTTTAAGAGTTACCTACCGGTCGTCTGATGAAAGTATCCGTGGCATTCCGGTCGGAATTTTTTCCGGAGAAAGTAAGCAGCTGGATGATTTCGTAAGAAAAACTTGTTCTAACTTTTCAGCACGGTCATTACGCGGCAGCAGAACTTCGTCCCGAGTTTTGAATGTGCTGCTTCGCAAGGAATATAGTTCCGGCTGTGTCGGGATTGAGAAGAGTGTTACTCTTGAAGTTTCAGAAGAAGGGGGGTTCTTTTTTTCTGTCAGTAAATGGGAGGAAGGCGATCCTCTTTCTGTTGTTATAAAAGAGCTGGCTGATAGAACGCCGATTTTGTCGATAGTCAGAAATGTCCAACTCTGGGGATTTACGGATAAGATGCCTGGCATCGAAGTAAGATTTTTGAACCTGACAGAAGCTCAGGCTGATCAGATAGAAGAGTTAATGTAA
- a CDS encoding basic amino acid ABC transporter substrate-binding protein — MFKKIVVLLMLTMLVGFSAEAGMHTNSEGKPVITVASDCTWPPMEFINSDKQIVGFSVDLMKAAANAGGYVVDIKNVAWDGIFAGLASGKYDCICSSVSINNERKKAMDFSTPYFEVQQSVVTNKDSKATTLADFKGKNVGAQIGTTGYFAVKKVDGIVAKSYDEVGLAMEDLYNGRISAVVCDDPIAADFALQQEEYAKRLKIAFIVKSDTPEYLGVAFQKGNKEVLDLVNKGLAAVVKDGTYDKIKAKWFGSN, encoded by the coding sequence ATGTTTAAGAAGATTGTTGTACTTTTGATGCTGACCATGCTTGTAGGGTTCTCTGCTGAAGCCGGTATGCACACGAATAGTGAAGGAAAGCCGGTTATTACAGTTGCATCAGATTGCACCTGGCCTCCTATGGAATTTATCAATTCAGATAAACAGATTGTCGGTTTTTCTGTTGACCTGATGAAAGCTGCAGCTAATGCAGGCGGATACGTTGTTGATATCAAGAACGTTGCTTGGGACGGTATTTTTGCAGGGCTTGCTTCTGGCAAGTATGATTGTATCTGTTCATCTGTTTCAATTAATAACGAACGTAAGAAAGCAATGGATTTTTCAACACCATATTTTGAAGTTCAGCAGTCTGTTGTAACTAATAAAGATTCAAAAGCTACAACTTTGGCTGATTTTAAAGGTAAAAATGTTGGAGCTCAGATCGGTACAACAGGATATTTCGCCGTTAAAAAAGTAGACGGAATTGTTGCTAAATCTTACGACGAAGTCGGTCTTGCTATGGAAGATTTATACAACGGCCGTATTTCTGCTGTTGTGTGCGACGATCCTATCGCTGCTGACTTTGCATTGCAGCAGGAAGAATATGCCAAAAGACTAAAGATTGCTTTTATTGTCAAAAGTGACACTCCTGAATATCTTGGCGTAGCATTTCAGAAAGGGAACAAAGAGGTACTTGACCTAGTTAACAAAGGCTTAGCAGCAGTTGTTAAAGATGGCACATATGACAAGATTAAAGCAAAATGGTTCGGATCTAACTAA
- a CDS encoding AI-2E family transporter has protein sequence MAPSGKVAPKSPIIYTLFLVFLLATAIALGYSVAKPFLNTIIISITLSVLFYPLSQRICKLLKGHSSLASFLTVCIIVFAIIIPALFFFLGLIGQGVDSVSEINSWLKHADISKIMNTHKLDIYVNWIEDKIPFLELNSNDIKAKGIEYSKTFGQSMLTSGTWLAGNMAGLIAQFFIMTFLVFSFLKDGIRFIARIKYLSPLRAEQEDFIFTSLRKVSKSVLVGSLCIAVLQGFVGGVGLAIANIPALFWGTMMGFTSLIPVLGTGIIWVPAILYLLLIGNIHMAVFLGLWCGILVTGIDTILRPIIVRDSSRVSTIYVFLAILGGINAFGALGILYGPMILTFLMVMLDIYGLEFQDILKNKK, from the coding sequence ATGGCTCCTTCAGGAAAAGTCGCTCCTAAATCTCCAATCATTTATACTTTGTTCTTGGTTTTTCTTTTAGCAACTGCGATTGCGTTGGGGTATTCTGTTGCAAAGCCTTTTTTAAATACAATTATTATTTCGATAACTCTTTCCGTGCTTTTTTATCCTTTAAGTCAGCGTATTTGCAAACTGTTGAAGGGCCACTCTTCTTTGGCCTCATTTTTGACTGTGTGTATTATTGTTTTTGCCATCATAATACCTGCTCTGTTTTTCTTTTTAGGGTTAATCGGACAGGGAGTTGATTCTGTTTCAGAGATAAATAGTTGGCTGAAACATGCTGATATCTCGAAAATTATGAATACGCATAAACTTGATATCTATGTGAACTGGATAGAAGACAAGATCCCTTTTCTTGAATTAAATTCGAATGATATAAAAGCTAAAGGCATAGAATATTCCAAGACTTTCGGGCAGTCCATGCTTACCTCCGGCACTTGGCTGGCTGGAAATATGGCAGGGCTTATTGCTCAATTCTTTATAATGACTTTTCTAGTCTTTTCTTTTCTAAAAGACGGAATCAGATTTATTGCCAGAATTAAATACCTTTCGCCGCTGCGGGCTGAGCAAGAAGATTTTATATTTACAAGTCTTCGTAAAGTTTCAAAATCAGTTCTTGTAGGGAGCTTATGTATTGCGGTTCTTCAAGGTTTTGTCGGTGGCGTAGGCCTTGCTATTGCTAATATCCCTGCGCTGTTCTGGGGAACCATGATGGGGTTCACATCACTTATTCCAGTTCTCGGTACAGGCATAATCTGGGTTCCGGCAATTTTATATCTTCTATTGATCGGTAATATTCATATGGCCGTTTTTCTCGGGCTGTGGTGCGGAATATTGGTGACCGGCATAGACACAATTTTACGACCGATTATTGTAAGGGATTCTTCCAGAGTCTCAACAATCTATGTTTTTCTTGCAATTCTTGGCGGGATCAACGCTTTCGGAGCATTAGGTATTCTTTACGGTCCTATGATATTAACATTTTTAATGGTTATGCTGGATATTTACGGACTTGAATTTCAAGATATTTTAAAAAATAAAAAATAG
- a CDS encoding bifunctional metallophosphatase/5'-nucleotidase: MRQLTILISLITFILLSTPCSASKWDVIILTTSGLNGQLVPFSEKSELNNGNMLRTFGGFARIQTVFESYRQKFPNKTITIATGDDLMGESIQDDQGKVVLDAMNRMGFDISTLGNHEFDRGSNILAKYLANKNFPTIVSNLIINPGSRLLKYIKPYTVIERGLVRIGFMGLILPELTMISNPGTTTSVNHDLLEVARLTARKLVNEEHADIVVLLSHISIDDQKLILESIPEINIICGGQTHKDIFPGQEVIARDGPTTGLMVQGGARGRFVGVLKLRIDDGHLENHEWTIIPITNSIQPNKETFDFIKAHMTKKLSTAMLTISTKPLDTEVKSIRIQDEPAGKIISKILMDKFKTDIAFQNSGGIRGNKIIPAGPIYASDIDTMLPFGNTVTIIKITGEELKQVLERSVQNLPESSGAYLQTAGVQYTLDLNGTPQTLNITKQGKVISIKTHGSRISNIKIHDKSGNYIPIVNDKMYSIATNSFLASGGDGYITLKNSKQKVETFIKMSEVIKSGLSKMNSITYGNEISTFNLNGDPFFTVSQSPDK; this comes from the coding sequence ATGCGTCAGTTAACAATACTAATCTCACTAATTACATTCATTCTGCTATCAACACCCTGCAGTGCGTCAAAATGGGATGTTATAATACTTACAACCTCTGGTTTAAACGGTCAGCTAGTTCCTTTCTCAGAAAAAAGTGAACTTAACAACGGCAATATGCTACGGACTTTCGGAGGATTTGCAAGAATTCAAACCGTATTCGAATCTTATCGCCAAAAGTTTCCAAACAAAACTATCACAATTGCAACCGGCGATGACCTAATGGGAGAATCTATTCAAGATGATCAAGGCAAAGTAGTCTTGGATGCAATGAACAGGATGGGTTTTGACATTTCAACCCTTGGCAACCATGAATTCGATCGCGGGTCAAATATTTTGGCAAAATATCTGGCAAATAAAAATTTCCCGACAATTGTAAGCAATCTTATAATTAATCCCGGAAGCAGACTTCTTAAATATATAAAACCGTACACCGTAATTGAACGAGGCCTTGTCCGTATCGGGTTTATGGGTTTAATCCTACCGGAATTAACAATGATTTCAAATCCTGGAACAACTACGTCTGTAAATCATGATCTGCTTGAAGTAGCCCGCCTAACTGCTCGTAAGTTGGTAAATGAGGAACACGCAGACATTGTTGTACTCCTAAGTCATATTTCTATTGATGATCAAAAATTGATTCTTGAATCTATTCCTGAAATCAACATCATTTGCGGCGGGCAAACTCACAAAGACATTTTTCCAGGGCAAGAGGTTATTGCTCGCGATGGGCCTACTACAGGTCTTATGGTTCAAGGTGGTGCCAGAGGTCGATTTGTCGGAGTTTTAAAACTGCGAATTGACGATGGCCATTTAGAAAATCATGAATGGACAATTATTCCTATTACGAACAGCATTCAGCCTAATAAAGAGACTTTTGACTTTATTAAAGCGCACATGACAAAAAAACTATCTACTGCAATGCTTACAATCTCGACAAAACCTTTAGATACAGAAGTAAAATCTATAAGAATCCAAGACGAACCCGCAGGTAAAATAATCAGCAAGATTCTTATGGACAAATTCAAAACAGACATTGCATTCCAAAACAGCGGCGGAATCAGGGGAAACAAAATTATTCCTGCCGGACCTATATATGCCAGTGATATCGACACAATGCTACCGTTCGGCAATACTGTGACAATCATTAAAATCACAGGCGAAGAACTGAAACAGGTGCTCGAACGCTCAGTTCAAAATCTTCCAGAATCTTCAGGAGCCTACCTGCAAACCGCTGGAGTACAATATACACTGGATTTAAATGGAACCCCGCAAACACTTAATATAACCAAGCAGGGAAAAGTTATCAGCATCAAAACTCACGGTTCAAGAATTTCAAATATTAAAATTCATGACAAATCAGGTAATTATATTCCTATAGTGAATGACAAGATGTATTCTATCGCCACCAATTCATTCTTAGCCAGTGGAGGTGACGGCTATATCACGCTTAAAAACTCTAAACAAAAGGTAGAAACTTTCATTAAAATGTCAGAAGTAATTAAATCAGGACTCTCAAAGATGAATAGTATTACGTATGGTAATGAAATTTCAACTTTTAATTTAAATGGAGATCCTTTTTTTACTGTTTCACAATCGCCTGATAAATAA
- a CDS encoding amino acid ABC transporter ATP-binding protein: MTVKPIIEIKNVYKFFGDLAALSDVSLEIKPGEKVVIIGPSGSGKSTLLRSINRLEEISRGSIVVDGLNVHDPENNINSIRQELGMVFQSFNLFPHKTVLENLTMAPVKLKGLEKEEAKAIAVDLLKKVGINEKADVYPSKLSGGQQQRVAIARALAMNPKIMLFDEPTSALDPEMIGEVLDVMKNLAIEGMTMVVVTHEMGFAREVADRIVFMESGRIIACAPPHEFFNATEHPRLKQFLSQIL, translated from the coding sequence ATGACCGTTAAACCGATTATCGAAATAAAAAATGTTTATAAGTTCTTCGGTGACCTTGCTGCTCTTAGTGATGTTTCCCTTGAAATCAAGCCTGGTGAAAAAGTTGTAATTATCGGGCCTTCAGGTTCTGGTAAAAGTACTCTTTTACGTTCAATAAACCGACTTGAAGAAATCAGTCGCGGATCTATTGTTGTTGATGGATTAAATGTTCATGATCCTGAAAATAACATCAACAGCATCCGTCAGGAACTCGGAATGGTTTTTCAGTCTTTTAACCTTTTTCCACATAAAACCGTCCTTGAAAATCTGACAATGGCCCCGGTTAAGCTTAAAGGACTTGAGAAGGAAGAAGCTAAGGCTATCGCCGTTGATTTGTTGAAAAAAGTCGGAATTAATGAAAAAGCGGATGTTTATCCTTCAAAACTATCCGGTGGACAACAGCAGAGAGTTGCTATAGCCCGTGCGTTGGCTATGAATCCTAAGATTATGCTTTTTGATGAACCTACCTCGGCACTTGATCCTGAGATGATAGGTGAGGTTCTTGATGTTATGAAAAACCTTGCCATTGAAGGGATGACTATGGTTGTAGTTACTCATGAGATGGGATTTGCCCGTGAAGTGGCTGATAGAATAGTTTTTATGGAAAGTGGACGCATTATAGCCTGTGCTCCTCCTCATGAGTTTTTTAACGCAACTGAGCATCCGCGCCTGAAGCAATTTCTCAGTCAAATACTTTAA